The following proteins are co-located in the Sandaracinaceae bacterium genome:
- a CDS encoding efflux RND transporter periplasmic adaptor subunit codes for MRRKLMWVAAVALVGCGTGQSHDDEEGHAEHEEAFSEVVEISDSAAERAGIRIETAEDSALFGGVEVPAEIQLDPDRTAHVSSIVQGQIADVAVSIGARVEAGDTLCVLRSVALGETRADLAEARADLEVARANHERQRELQEAGIGARRNLIEAQGALERARARQSGLLSRARVYGGGGRGSQAVIQSPISGEVLQRHATRGEVVEPGTTLFVIADLSEVWVMGQVFAQDVSAARLGAPGRLTLRSLPGRDWSGPLDYVSPALDEHTRTLPVRITMGNEDRMLRPGLFGVLRLPGAENAPEVPVIEAAAVQDIEGEDYVFVPENDDHYRAVAVRTGRREGPRVEVLDGLSPGDRYVAAGAFVLKSAALSGELAEHEH; via the coding sequence GTGAGGCGGAAGCTCATGTGGGTCGCCGCGGTCGCGCTCGTCGGCTGCGGCACCGGCCAGAGCCACGACGACGAAGAAGGACACGCTGAGCACGAAGAGGCGTTCTCGGAGGTCGTCGAGATCTCGGACTCGGCGGCCGAGCGCGCGGGGATCCGGATCGAGACCGCAGAGGACTCGGCTCTGTTCGGGGGCGTGGAAGTGCCGGCGGAGATCCAGCTCGACCCCGACCGCACGGCGCATGTGTCCTCGATCGTGCAAGGGCAGATCGCCGACGTCGCCGTGAGCATCGGTGCGCGCGTGGAGGCCGGCGATACGCTCTGCGTCCTGCGGAGCGTCGCGCTCGGGGAGACGCGCGCCGATTTGGCCGAGGCGCGCGCGGATCTCGAGGTCGCACGCGCCAATCACGAGCGACAGCGCGAGCTCCAGGAAGCGGGCATCGGCGCCCGGCGGAATCTCATCGAAGCGCAGGGCGCGCTCGAGCGTGCACGCGCACGTCAGTCGGGGCTTCTGAGCCGAGCCCGTGTGTACGGGGGGGGTGGTCGTGGCTCGCAGGCCGTGATTCAGAGTCCGATCTCGGGAGAGGTCCTGCAGCGCCACGCGACGCGCGGAGAGGTCGTCGAGCCTGGCACCACCCTCTTCGTGATCGCCGACCTGTCGGAGGTGTGGGTGATGGGCCAGGTCTTCGCGCAGGACGTCTCAGCCGCGCGCTTGGGAGCGCCCGGTCGGCTCACGCTGCGCAGTCTGCCGGGACGAGACTGGTCGGGTCCGCTCGACTACGTCTCGCCCGCGCTGGACGAGCACACGCGAACGCTGCCCGTGCGCATCACGATGGGCAACGAGGACCGAATGCTGCGCCCGGGGCTGTTCGGCGTGCTGCGCCTGCCGGGGGCGGAGAACGCGCCGGAGGTGCCCGTGATCGAAGCGGCGGCGGTCCAGGACATCGAAGGCGAGGACTACGTCTTCGTCCCCGAGAATGACGACCACTATCGCGCGGTGGCCGTGCGCACGGGTCGTCGGGAGGGACCGCGAGTGGAAGTGCTCGACGGCCTCAGCCCGGGCGACCGCTACGTGGCCGCTGGCGCCTTCGTCCTGAAGTCCGCGGCGCTGAGCGGTGAGCTCGCCGAGCACGAGCATTGA
- a CDS encoding CusA/CzcA family heavy metal efflux RND transporter, translating into MIERIVDFSVRNRFLVILFVLAVGAMGVRAARELPIDAVPDVTNVQVQVLTQAPALGPLEIERFITFPVESVMSGLPQLEEVRSVSRFGLSAVTLVFEEGTDIYFARQLVQERLAEARESIPSEYGTPEMGPVSSGLGEIYMFEVRGDPACEGEDTPECWSLMELREVLDWTIAYQLRSVDGVVEVNTFGGELKTYEVQVDPVLLRAFGLGLNDVFDALERNNVSAGGGYVAHAGEQRLIRADGLLSSLSDVRAVVVSTRDDGTPIRIADIGDVHLAPMIRQGGLTRDGRGETVSGIVMMLIGANSREVSRAVDERIDELRGSLPEGVTIDTYYDRTELVDRTVRTAATNLIEGGVLVIVVLLLLLGNMRGGLLVAAVIPLSMLAALIGMNLLRVSGNLMSLGALDFGILVDGAVVVVEHVVLALSKRKPPHSPTTIRQAAREVARPVLFAVSIIMLVYVPILTLQGIEGKMFRPMAITVLLALGASVVLALTLMPAASTFLFAKVELKERETWLMRQARRVYEPLLDRALGHPAIPIGLAMLLVVGAGLVAPTLGAEFVPRLDEGAIAMHAMRLPSVSLEESVAATTRVEQVLLERFPDEVRTVVSRTGRPEIATDPMGVELSDIYVLLHPPDQWTRASSKEELVAQLGEVLEAEVPGQAYAFSQPIEMRTNELLEGVRADVAILIYGDDLAELARAGDVVSRVLGSVEGAEDVLVDQVEGLPFLNVIVDRTSISRYGVDARDVTGAVSSIAGHPVGTVFEGQRRFALQVRLPESSRSDVEAIRRIPIALPNGGTVPLGELATVEEDEGPASVGREAVRRRLTIQVNVRGRDVAGFVSEAQERIRDEVDLPDGYFIEWGGQFENLQEATERLAIAVPVVLLLIFVLLYLTYGAARPAALVYLNVPIAATGGVFALAARGMPFSISAAVGFIALFGIAVLNGVVLVSTIRDLQKEGGTLAEATSRAARARLRPILMTALTDALGFLPMAVSTSAGAEVQRPLATVVIGGLVTCTLLTLFVLPAVYARLGGAVTSRDSLPGLEPQPQA; encoded by the coding sequence ATGATCGAACGCATCGTCGACTTCTCGGTTCGCAACCGCTTCCTGGTGATCCTCTTCGTGCTCGCCGTGGGCGCGATGGGCGTGCGGGCGGCGCGCGAGCTCCCCATCGACGCCGTCCCCGACGTCACCAACGTCCAGGTCCAGGTGCTCACACAAGCTCCTGCGCTTGGACCGCTCGAGATCGAGCGCTTCATCACGTTCCCGGTGGAATCCGTGATGAGCGGGCTCCCGCAGCTCGAGGAGGTCCGCAGCGTCTCGCGCTTCGGGCTGAGCGCCGTGACGCTCGTCTTCGAAGAGGGAACGGACATCTATTTCGCACGACAGCTCGTCCAGGAGCGGCTGGCGGAGGCACGCGAGTCGATCCCGTCCGAGTACGGGACGCCCGAGATGGGTCCCGTGAGCAGCGGCCTCGGAGAGATCTACATGTTCGAGGTCCGCGGCGACCCGGCATGCGAGGGCGAAGACACACCCGAGTGCTGGTCGTTGATGGAGCTTCGAGAGGTCCTCGACTGGACGATCGCCTACCAGCTCCGGTCGGTCGACGGCGTCGTGGAGGTCAACACCTTCGGCGGTGAGCTGAAGACCTACGAGGTGCAAGTCGACCCGGTGCTGCTCCGCGCCTTCGGCCTGGGGCTCAACGACGTCTTCGACGCGCTCGAGCGCAACAACGTCAGCGCTGGGGGTGGCTACGTCGCTCACGCGGGCGAGCAGCGGTTGATCCGCGCGGACGGCCTGCTCAGCTCTCTGTCCGACGTGCGCGCCGTGGTCGTCAGCACCCGCGACGACGGGACTCCGATCCGAATCGCCGATATCGGCGACGTCCACCTCGCTCCGATGATCCGACAAGGTGGGCTCACGCGCGACGGGCGAGGCGAAACGGTCAGCGGCATCGTCATGATGCTCATCGGCGCCAACTCCCGCGAGGTCTCGCGCGCCGTGGACGAGCGCATCGACGAGCTTCGCGGCTCGTTGCCCGAGGGGGTGACGATCGACACCTACTACGACCGCACGGAGCTCGTCGATCGCACCGTGCGCACGGCGGCGACGAACCTCATCGAGGGCGGCGTGCTCGTGATCGTCGTGCTGCTCCTGCTGCTCGGCAACATGCGCGGGGGCCTCCTGGTGGCGGCCGTGATCCCGCTGAGCATGCTGGCCGCGCTGATCGGGATGAACCTGCTCCGGGTCTCGGGGAACCTGATGAGCCTCGGCGCGCTCGACTTCGGGATCCTGGTGGACGGGGCCGTTGTCGTCGTCGAGCACGTGGTGCTCGCGCTCTCCAAACGAAAACCTCCGCACAGTCCGACGACCATTCGCCAGGCGGCGCGCGAGGTTGCCCGGCCCGTGCTCTTCGCGGTCTCGATCATCATGCTCGTCTACGTCCCTATCCTCACGCTGCAGGGGATCGAGGGGAAGATGTTCCGGCCGATGGCGATCACGGTGCTGCTCGCCCTCGGCGCGTCTGTCGTGCTCGCGCTCACGCTCATGCCAGCGGCGAGCACGTTCCTCTTCGCCAAGGTGGAGCTGAAGGAGCGCGAGACCTGGCTCATGCGCCAGGCGCGGCGCGTCTACGAGCCGTTGCTCGATCGCGCCCTGGGCCACCCCGCCATCCCGATCGGCCTCGCGATGCTCCTCGTCGTGGGGGCCGGGCTGGTCGCTCCCACCCTGGGGGCCGAGTTCGTACCGCGGCTCGACGAGGGCGCCATCGCGATGCACGCGATGCGGCTACCGTCGGTCTCCCTCGAGGAGTCGGTGGCGGCGACCACGCGGGTCGAGCAAGTCCTGCTCGAGCGCTTCCCGGACGAGGTCCGGACCGTCGTCTCCCGCACCGGCCGTCCGGAGATCGCGACCGACCCGATGGGGGTCGAGCTCAGCGACATCTACGTCCTGCTCCATCCGCCCGACCAATGGACGCGAGCCAGCAGCAAGGAGGAGCTCGTCGCCCAGCTCGGCGAGGTCCTCGAGGCGGAGGTTCCCGGCCAGGCGTACGCCTTCTCGCAGCCGATCGAGATGCGCACCAACGAGCTGCTCGAGGGTGTCCGGGCCGATGTCGCGATCCTGATCTACGGTGACGATCTCGCCGAGCTCGCGCGAGCCGGTGACGTCGTCTCTCGTGTGCTCGGGAGCGTCGAGGGCGCGGAGGACGTGCTCGTCGACCAGGTCGAGGGGCTGCCGTTCCTGAACGTCATCGTGGACCGGACGTCCATCTCCCGGTACGGGGTCGACGCGAGGGATGTCACCGGCGCGGTGTCGAGCATCGCCGGACATCCCGTCGGGACGGTGTTCGAGGGGCAGCGACGCTTCGCGCTTCAGGTTCGGCTGCCAGAGAGCTCGCGCTCCGATGTCGAGGCCATCCGACGGATTCCCATCGCTTTGCCCAACGGCGGAACCGTGCCCCTCGGCGAGCTCGCGACGGTCGAAGAGGACGAGGGACCGGCGAGCGTCGGCCGCGAAGCGGTGCGCCGGCGCCTCACCATCCAGGTCAACGTACGTGGTCGGGACGTTGCGGGCTTCGTCAGCGAGGCGCAGGAGCGAATCCGCGACGAGGTGGATCTGCCGGACGGCTACTTCATCGAGTGGGGCGGTCAGTTCGAGAACCTGCAGGAGGCGACCGAGCGGCTCGCCATCGCAGTGCCCGTGGTTCTCCTGCTCATCTTCGTGCTGCTCTACCTGACCTACGGAGCGGCGCGTCCTGCCGCGCTCGTGTACCTGAACGTACCGATCGCGGCCACGGGCGGCGTGTTCGCGTTGGCCGCACGAGGGATGCCGTTCTCGATCAGCGCCGCGGTCGGATTCATCGCGCTCTTCGGCATCGCGGTGCTCAACGGAGTCGTGCTCGTCTCCACGATTCGAGACCTCCAAAAGGAGGGGGGCACGCTCGCCGAGGCCACGTCGCGGGCGGCGCGCGCACGGCTGCGTCCGATCCTGATGACCGCGCTGACCGACGCCCTCGGGTTCCTCCCGATGGCCGTATCCACCAGCGCGGGCGCCGAGGTGCAGCGACCCCTGGCGACCGTGGTCATCGGCGGGCTCGTGACGTGCACACTGCTCACGCTCTTCGTGCTCCCGGCGGTGTACGCACGGCTGGGGGGCGCGGTCACCTCCCGCGACTCCCTGCCGGGCTTGGAGCCACAGCCTCAGGCGTGA
- a CDS encoding methyltransferase domain-containing protein produces the protein MPDNTDWDGFASRYDRIVRLFDRAYPEVRRRLARDLDGAEHVLEIAAGTGQFTFDLADVAGEVVATDYSREMVEHIRARVSEHGVQNVRADQQSAYELDFDDRSFDGVFCANGLHVMERPETALAEMRRVLVPDGVLIVPTFLHGAGRFERGLSRTLSVFSSFVAHTRFSLDQLGSLVEEAGFDVTSAEELPGLLPIGYVVARRTS, from the coding sequence ATGCCCGACAACACCGATTGGGACGGCTTCGCGAGCCGCTACGACCGGATCGTCCGCCTCTTCGACCGTGCCTACCCGGAGGTCCGTCGACGCCTGGCGCGGGACCTCGACGGCGCGGAGCACGTGCTCGAGATCGCCGCTGGCACCGGACAGTTCACGTTCGACCTCGCGGACGTGGCCGGCGAGGTCGTGGCGACCGACTACTCGCGAGAGATGGTCGAGCACATCCGCGCGAGGGTGAGCGAACACGGGGTGCAGAACGTCCGTGCCGACCAGCAGAGCGCGTATGAGCTCGACTTCGACGACCGCAGCTTCGATGGGGTGTTCTGCGCCAACGGGCTGCACGTCATGGAGCGCCCCGAGACGGCGCTCGCGGAGATGCGGCGGGTGCTCGTCCCGGATGGGGTGCTCATCGTGCCCACTTTCCTGCATGGCGCAGGGCGTTTCGAGCGTGGGTTGTCTCGGACGCTGAGCGTGTTCTCATCCTTCGTGGCGCACACCCGGTTCAGCCTGGACCAGCTCGGAAGTCTGGTGGAAGAGGCGGGGTTCGACGTCACCTCCGCAGAGGAGCTGCCCGGGCTCCTTCCCATCGGCTACGTCGTCGCGAGGCGGACGTCATGA
- a CDS encoding cation transporter: MKRTRYHLSRMDCSSEERMVRMSLDDIPEIEHLEFDLDARTVDVVHHGPREAIERALAGLELGASEIEKDDDVSVDEVGGASDTSERGPLMGALVINGVLFFGELAAGLVFASMGLVADSLDMLADALVYALSLAAVGGSTTRKKRLAASSGYLQLALALFGLIEVVRRFIAPEERPDVWAMIAVSLVALAGNVATLWLLRRARRGDAHIEASWIFTSNDVKVNLLVIVAALLVWWSSSSVPDLIVGGLIFLIVASGARRILALARRPGAN, from the coding sequence ATGAAGCGAACCCGCTACCACCTCAGCCGGATGGACTGCTCCTCGGAGGAGCGGATGGTCCGGATGTCGCTGGACGACATTCCGGAGATCGAGCACCTCGAGTTCGATCTCGACGCGAGAACCGTGGACGTCGTCCACCACGGCCCGCGTGAGGCGATCGAGAGGGCCCTGGCAGGTCTGGAGCTCGGCGCGTCCGAGATCGAGAAGGACGACGACGTGTCGGTCGACGAGGTCGGTGGCGCGTCGGACACGTCCGAACGCGGGCCGTTGATGGGGGCGCTGGTCATCAATGGCGTGCTCTTCTTCGGCGAGCTCGCCGCGGGGCTCGTCTTCGCCTCGATGGGCCTCGTTGCCGACTCGCTCGACATGCTCGCAGATGCGCTGGTCTACGCATTGAGCCTGGCCGCCGTCGGCGGCAGCACGACGCGCAAGAAGAGGCTGGCGGCGTCCAGCGGCTATCTGCAGCTCGCACTCGCGCTCTTCGGTCTCATCGAGGTCGTGCGGCGCTTCATCGCGCCGGAGGAGAGGCCCGACGTCTGGGCCATGATCGCGGTCTCACTCGTCGCCTTGGCTGGCAACGTTGCGACCCTGTGGCTCCTCCGGCGCGCACGACGCGGTGACGCACACATCGAAGCGAGCTGGATCTTCACGTCCAACGACGTGAAGGTGAACCTGCTCGTGATCGTCGCGGCGCTCCTCGTGTGGTGGAGCTCGTCGAGCGTTCCGGACCTCATCGTCGGCGGGCTGATCTTCCTCATCGTCGCCAGCGGCGCGCGGCGCATCCTCGCGCTCGCACGCCGGCCCGGAGCGAACTGA
- a CDS encoding phosphatidylethanolamine N-methyltransferase family protein, producing MSVTWDQALFYANLAAQGLLLLGAVWCIAFPKRRLYPMTKKGPVYYAMWLLFYFAFLSNPVLAIADWNTGPWTSEWRFVIGGPLVVLGGAFVTWGMATLGLKNTSGLRDGFVARGPYLFSRNPQYVGDILIFTGVTVIANSEVALITHFLTSLVFVLAPLAEEPWLEEQYGEQYEDYRRRAPRFL from the coding sequence ATGAGCGTGACCTGGGATCAGGCGCTCTTCTACGCCAACCTCGCCGCTCAGGGGCTCCTCCTGCTCGGAGCCGTCTGGTGCATCGCGTTTCCAAAGCGGCGCCTCTATCCGATGACGAAGAAGGGGCCCGTCTACTACGCGATGTGGCTGCTCTTCTACTTCGCCTTCCTCAGCAATCCGGTCCTCGCGATCGCGGACTGGAACACGGGTCCGTGGACGAGCGAGTGGCGCTTCGTGATCGGAGGTCCCCTCGTCGTGCTGGGCGGCGCGTTCGTCACGTGGGGGATGGCGACCCTCGGCCTGAAGAACACGTCCGGACTGCGGGACGGCTTCGTGGCTCGCGGTCCCTATCTCTTCTCGCGCAACCCTCAGTACGTCGGCGACATCCTCATCTTCACGGGCGTCACCGTCATCGCGAACTCCGAGGTCGCCCTGATCACGCACTTCCTGACGTCGCTCGTCTTCGTGCTCGCGCCGCTCGCCGAGGAACCGTGGCTCGAGGAGCAGTACGGCGAGCAGTACGAAGACTACCGACGACGCGCACCCAGGTTCCTGTGA
- a CDS encoding TolC family protein: MRAAVGESRARVSLAHRDAWPEPTLGVGFAREGAPNGTPDWIVTGRLMLPLPFWQRNQAGIGREEGRLDVAEAQRDAAELVLPARVARLAVEVSTSAEQVQVYQEDVLPRFEQNLELLARAFELGEIDLMRLSLARERLLSARLAALDVQAAYYRALAELEAFMGAHPWAREEHHGAGS; this comes from the coding sequence CTGCGGGCTGCGGTCGGCGAGTCGCGCGCACGCGTCAGCCTCGCCCATCGTGACGCGTGGCCCGAGCCCACCCTCGGCGTGGGCTTCGCACGGGAGGGAGCCCCCAACGGTACCCCCGATTGGATCGTCACTGGACGCCTCATGCTCCCGCTTCCCTTCTGGCAGCGGAATCAGGCGGGTATCGGTCGCGAAGAGGGGCGCCTCGACGTCGCCGAGGCCCAACGCGACGCCGCCGAGCTCGTTCTCCCGGCGCGCGTCGCCCGGTTGGCGGTGGAGGTCTCGACCTCCGCTGAGCAGGTGCAGGTCTACCAGGAGGACGTCCTGCCCCGCTTCGAGCAGAACCTGGAGCTACTCGCCCGCGCCTTCGAGCTCGGTGAGATCGACCTGATGCGTCTCTCGCTCGCGCGGGAGCGGCTCCTGAGCGCGCGGCTTGCGGCGCTCGACGTCCAGGCCGCCTACTACCGGGCGCTCGCCGAGCTCGAGGCGTTCATGGGCGCGCACCCTTGGGCGCGCGAAGAGCATCACGGAGCAGGATCGTGA
- a CDS encoding metalloregulator ArsR/SmtB family transcription factor, producing the protein MAEPEVVALSQSEAERLARTFKALGDPGRLVLVSLLANEELCVHEIAERLGREQSAVSHQLRVLRDRQLVRTRREGRHIYYELADGHVRDLFEVALAHVSHTEEESR; encoded by the coding sequence ATGGCTGAGCCCGAAGTCGTAGCCCTGTCGCAAAGCGAGGCCGAGCGTCTCGCGAGGACCTTCAAAGCTCTCGGGGATCCAGGCCGGCTGGTGCTCGTCAGCCTGCTCGCGAACGAGGAGCTCTGCGTTCACGAGATTGCGGAGCGGCTCGGGCGCGAGCAGTCGGCAGTGTCGCACCAGCTCCGCGTCCTTCGCGATCGCCAGCTCGTGCGAACGCGGCGGGAGGGGCGGCACATCTACTACGAGCTGGCCGACGGCCACGTCCGGGATCTGTTCGAGGTCGCGCTCGCGCACGTCTCGCACACGGAGGAGGAATCCCGATGA